One window from the genome of Hydractinia symbiolongicarpus strain clone_291-10 chromosome 1, HSymV2.1, whole genome shotgun sequence encodes:
- the LOC130618736 gene encoding protein FAM133A-like: MEQQDNIVNEESNVTESFELEEQNNETAGDSNEPACEPAGENSFYEPAMREEEDVSPGRKVRSSKKKSKKGRKRKRSPSSSSSSSSDSSSDESGEENKMVKRFKIVPKTEEHK, encoded by the coding sequence ATGGAACAACAAGATAATATTGTCAATGAAGAGTCTAATGTCACCGAGAGTTTTGAAttagaagaacaaaataatgaaacTGCTGGAGACTCTAATGAGCCAGCATGTGAGCCAGCTGGAGAAAACTCGTTTTACGAGCCAGCTATGAGAGAGGAGGAGGATGTATCTCCAGGGCGAAAGGTAAGGTCTTCCAAAAAGAAGTCCAAAAAAGGGAGGAAAAGAAAAAGATCTCCATCCTCCTCCTCGTCTTCTTCTTCAGATAGCTCTTCAGATGAATCAGGAGAGGAAAACAAAATGGTAAAACGATTTAAAATAGTTCCCAAAACAGAGGAACACAAGTAG
- the LOC130618902 gene encoding uncharacterized protein LOC130618902, with translation MYADDTVIYSSSKSLDEIEHCINLDANIIHDWMKENCLILNPKKSKTKFVVFASRKPQASVNIVIDQNDINQPDYYEYLGIQLNTHLNMNHHLKKTYKRITSRIKLLYKIRYKISPNVAETIFNSMIHPLFFYCYDIFGGMNKTWIGKFESLLRAKHIIKTRNQNWSTFVTQRKRKVAIDVFKAVNDITVDNGSWNKLHLCNSLSEKVELLEDTIYNEAAQIFGHSVHKGGRKLSGKSRRTIQSINLIKEKNSLTSQIQSSCYLSQRKELHQLLTDVKGRITLLRRAERSRKKRHQFKKAQTAFKNNPYKAGKDLLDPKCKSVLRVEQETLDNFKLESVKDKLYDVPLGNLDGLSSTPPLLKSFPVSLFKYEDFMNVLGTRRNGSSPGINGIPYKSCFKNCVVPIQWRCAREVYIPKSKTPMESNIKDFRPIALLNVEGKLLFSLVSRRLEAHVIHNNKFINTSVQKGCMEKVPGCWEHMSMVWSALKEARANKSHLANIWLDIANAYPSIPHKLIFFALERYGVPQSWISFIKSYYVGLYSKSFSLSAPSNWHKHMRGIFAGCTLSIILFLAGINIILEYTIAAPAPNYITSKNVPLPLVRAFMDDINLMSSSVCGAQSLLSRCVTALKWAGMSFCPRKSRSIILIKGRSVNSTPFSVSHISSQTDFSSFIPSIHSSPVRFLGRIIDGTISDAKAIDELDNKLITGLTIINGSCFKGTQKLWILPNLLIPRIQWPILIYEVPISRVTRLEQKISTFIRKCTIPRQIFAYIAPARLVQCQLRA, from the exons ATGTATGCTGATGACACAGTCATATATTCATCAAGCAAGTCGTTGGATGAAATTGAACATTGTATAAATTTGGATGCAAATATCATTCACGATTGGATGAAGGAAAATTGCCTAATTCTTAATCCAAAAAAGAGCAAAACAAAATTTGTCGTCTTTGCGTCCCGAAAACCACAAGCCTCTGTCAATATTGTGATCGATCAAAATGATATAAACCAACCAGATTATTACGAATACCTTGGGATTCAACTGAATACTCACCTTAACATGAACCATCAccttaaaaaaacatacaagcGTATAACCTCACGCatcaaacttttatataaaatacgTTACAAAATTTCTCCAAATGTTGCTGAAACCATCTTTAACTCAATGATCCATCCACTGTTCTTTTACTGTTACGACATATTTGGTGGAATGAATAAAACATGGATTGGAAAATTTGAGTCCTTGCTAAGAGCTAAGCACATCATCAAAACCCGCAACCAGAATTGGTCAACATTCGTCACTCAAAGAAAACGGAAAGTAGCAATTGATGTGTTCAAAGCCGTTAACGATATTACTGTTGACA ACGGAAGCTGGAATAAGCTTCATTTGTGTAATTCCTTGTCCGAAAAAGTAGAACTGCTTGAAGACACCATTTATAATGAGGCAGCACAAATCTTTGGTCACTCAGTTCATAAGGGTGGCAGAAAGCTGTCAGGAAAAAGCCGAAGAACTATTCAATCCATCAATCTAATTAAAGAGAAAAATTCCCTAACTAGTCAAATACAGTCATCCTGCTACCTAAGTCAAAGGAAGGAATTACACCAACTTCTTACGGATGTAAAAGGTCGAATAACTTTATTGCGCCGAGCTGAAAGGTCTAGAAAAAAACGCCACCAATTCAAAAAAGCCCAGACCGCCTTTAAGAACAATCCATACAAGGCAGGAAAAGACCTTCTTGACCCGAAGTGCAAATCAGTTTTAAGGGTCGAACAAGAAACGCTGGATAACTTTAAACTTGAATCAGTTAAAGACAAATTGTATGATGTACCTTTAGGTAATCTAGATGGGTTATCATCCACTCCACCTCTTTTGAAATCGTTTCCAGTTTCTCTCTTTAAATATGAAGATTTTATGAATGTTCTTGGCACTCGGCGAAATGGCTCTTCCCCAGGTATCAATGGGATACcttataaa tctTGTTTCAAAAATTGTGTTGTCCCTATTCAATGGCGTTGTGCTCGTGAAGTTTATATTCCCAAATCAAAAACTCCTATGGAGTCTAATATTAAAGACTTTCGACCTATCGCATTATTAAATGTCGAAGGCAAGCTTCTATTTAGCCTTGTATCAAGGCGATTAGAAGCTCACGTTATACATAATAACAAATTCATTAACACGTCGGTTCAGAAGGGTTGTATGGAGAAAGTCCCAGGATGCTGGGAACACATGTCAATGGTTTGGTCTGCACTTAAAGAGGCCCGGGCCAACAAATCACACCTTGCAAATATATGGCTGGATATTGCAAATGCATATCCTTCAATTCCACACaagcttatattttttgcaCTGGAAAGGTATGGAGTCCCTCAGAGTTGGATATCATTCATTAAGTCATACTACGTTGGTTTATATAGCAAATCGTTTTCTTTGTCTGCACCAAGCAACTGGCACAAGCATATGCGAGGTATTTTTGCAGGTTGCACTCTTTCCATCATTTTGTTTCTTGCTGGTATAAACATTATTCTTGAATACACTATTGCGGCACCGGCCCCAAATTATATTACTTCTAAAAACGTGCCCCTTCCTTTAGTCAGAGCTTTTATGGATGATATCAACCTAATGTCATCCTCTGTCTGTGGAGCTCAAAGCCTCCTTTCCAGGTGCGTCACTGCTTTAAAATGGGCTGGCATGAGTTTTTGCCCTCGTAAGTCAAGGAGCATAATCCTTATAAAAGGTAGATCTGTAAACTCCACACCTTTTTCTGTGTCTCACATCTCGTCACAAACCGACTTCTCTTCATTCATCCCGTCAATCCATTCATCGCCAGTTCGTTTTCTCGGTCGCATTATTGATGGTACGATTTCAGATGCTAAAGCAATCGACGAGCTAGATAATAAGCTAATAACCGGTCTTACAATCATAAACGGTTCGTGTTTCAAAGGGACCCAAAAACTATGGATTTTGCCAAACCTTCTAATTCCTCGAATCCAATGGCCAATTCTTATTTATGAAGTTCCAATATCTCGGGTTACAAGGCTGGAGCAGAAGATATCAACTTTTATTAGAAAATGCACAATTCCACGTCAAATATTTGCCTATATAGCTCCTGCTCGCCTTGTCCAATGCCAATTAAGAGCTTGA